The Medicago truncatula cultivar Jemalong A17 chromosome 4, MtrunA17r5.0-ANR, whole genome shotgun sequence genome includes a region encoding these proteins:
- the LOC25491969 gene encoding cation/H(+) antiporter 28, with protein MAIALTQCSEKLGYLIVQLAKNFVVFMVMVIVCNGLHFLLKPYKQPRITSDIIVGLVMGNAPFLRDLYGQFNHTFGFIIDFGMMCYMFALGVEMDPYVLLKKPSRDVQVAYAGIFTTFIIACLTTSLIQFFPNQQHVIGYTLTLATLLSSTASPVLTRLITSLNIGKSDIGKLVITAGMYSDFICSLLLSVGYILMPLDTYCSGIEQKGQIKRAIVMNTVVLGQALFTATFAPVFMKWVDNENPEGKPMKGSHLVLSLAFMVMICASSIVYNYNPILSAFITGICFPREGRVSKWVISKINYMLTMIFFPIFFLWMGYAADIRHFHPGALETWLKLFISIIIAMVGKVAGTVVSGVILGFHWPESVAIGLLLATKGHLHIYMAIKVMGCGSNTSTGIALIIAIFFTVVHTPAVVAHIIKRAKRKVPTRRMSLQLLDRTSELRILLCLHGPDNISASINFMEISRGKSDPGLLVYVTEMIELTDQIAVTVERGEGVETTNVKDKDVMAMRDQITRSFQAYIEDDDDGVTLKRTMAVSTINNMAQDICTLAEDLMTALIILPFHRTQLKNGKLDGGNQGFRYVNRKLLKSAPCSVGILVNRGLGSLGKISKTEASLNVATLFIGGKDDREALAYTGRVAGHPGIKLTVIRFLVDTSAESSRIAAYRVSLPEKGEEIALDDECFAHFYDKHISGGKISYMERHLTNAAETFSTLKSFEGKYSLVIVGRESGLNSILTKGMNDWQQCPEMGPIGDVLSGPDFSTTVSVLVIQQHRHKGEIDGLDEEFNIM; from the exons ATGGCAATAGCTTTAACACAATGCTCAGAAAAGCTAGGATACCTCATtgttcaattagcaaaaaattTCGTTGTGTTTATGGTGATGGTGATTGTATGCAATGGTTTACATTTTCTTCTAAAGCCTTATAAACAACCTCGCATTACTTCCGACATAATC GTTGGATTAGTAATGGGAAATGCGCCATTTTTACGCGATTTATATGGACAATTCAACCATACATTTGGATTTATCATTGATTTTGGAATGATGTGTTACATGTTTGCTTTGGGTGTAGAAATGGATCCTTATGTACTCTTAAAGAAACCAAGTAGGGATGTTCAAGTTGCTTATGCAGGAATATTCACCACATTCATCATCGCATGTTTAACAACATCACTTATCCAATTCTTCCCAAACCAACAACATGTAATAGGATATACTCTCACCCTCGCAACACTTCTCTCTAGCACGGCATCACCCGTCCTAACTCGTCTCATAACCAGTCTCAACATAGGAAAGTCGGATATTGGGAAGCTCGTCATAACAGCCGGGATGTACTCCGATTTTATCTGCTCTTTGCTTCTTTCAGTCGGCTACATTTTAATGCCGCTGGACACATATTGCTCCGGTATCGAACAAAAAGGGCAAATTAAAAGGGCAATTGTAATGAATACTGTTGTTCTTGGCCAAGCATTGTTCACAGCAACGTTTGCACCGGTTTTCATGAAATGGGTTGACAATGAAAACCCTGAAGGGAAACCTATGAAAGGATCACATTTGGTATTATCACTTGCATTCATGGTTATGATTTGTGCTTCATCAATAGTATATAACTATAATCCAATTCTAAGTGCATTTATAACTGGAATATGTTTTCCTAGGGAAGGAAGAGTTTCAAAATGGGTTATTAGCAAAATCAACTACATGTTGACAATGatattttttcccatttttttcTTGTGGATGGGTTATGCAGCTGATATTAGGCATTTTCATCCTGGAGCTTTAGAAACATGGTTAAAATTGTTTATATCTATCATAATAGCAATGGTTGGTAAAGTTGCTGGAACAGTTGTTTCTGGTGTAATTCTTGGCTTTCATTGGCCTGAATCAGTTGCTATTGGATTGCTACTTGCTACCAAGGGACATTTGCATATCTACATGGCTATCAAAGTG ATGGGTTGCGGCTCCAATACTTCGACCGGCATTGCGTTGATAATTGCAATATTTTTCACAGTGGTGCACACCCCCGCAGTCGTTGCACATATCATAAAACGTGCAAAGCGAAAAGTACCTACTCGTCGCATGTCCCTCCAATTACTTGATCGAACAAGTGAGCTAAGGATTCTGCTGTGCCTTCATGGACCTGACAACATTTCTGCTTCCATCAACTTCATGGAGATCTCAAGAGGGAAATCAGATCCCGGCCTTCTGGTATACGTCACAGAAATGATTGAACTAACTGATCAAATAGCAGTCACAGTAGAAAGAGGCGAAGGAGTAGAAACAACAAATGTGAAAGATAAAGATGTCATGGCAATGAGAGATCAAATAACCAGATCTTTTCAAGCTTATatagaagatgatgatgatggcgTCACACTCAAAAGAACAATGGCTGtgtcaacaataaataatatggcACAAGATATTTGCACTTTGGCAGAGGATTTGATGACTGCCCTCATCATACTACCATTCCACAGGACTCAATTGAAGAATGGAAAATTGGATGGTGGCAATCAAGGATTCAGATATGTGAACCGAAAG TTATTGAAGAGTGCTCCTTGTTCCGTGGGGATTCTAGTGAACAGAGGCTTGGGGTCCCTTGGAAAGATATCAAAGACTGAAGCATCACTCAATGTGGCAACATTGTTCATTGGTGGAAAAGACGATAGAGAAGCACTGGCCTACACTGGTAGAGTAGCAGGACATCCAGGAATAAAACTCACAGTTATAAGATTTTTAGTAGATACCAGTGCTGAATCCTCAAGAATAGCAGCATACAGGGTAAGCCTTCCAGAGAAAGGCGAAGAGATAGCGCTAGACGATGAATGCTTTGCCCACTTTTACGATAAACATATTTCCGGAGGAAAAATTTCTTATATGGAGAGGCATCTAACCAATGCTGCAGAGACTTTCTCTACTCTCAAATCGTTTGAAGGAAAGTACTCACTGGTCATTGTGGGAAGAGAAAGTGGATTGAACTCAATATTGACAAAGGGGATGAATGACTGGCAACAGTGTCCGGAAATGGGGCCAATAGGGGATGTTCTTTCAGGACCAGACTTTTCAACAACAGTGTCTGTATTAGTAATCCAACAACACAGACATAAAGGAGAAATAGATGGACTTGATGAGGAATTCAACATCATGTAG
- the LOC120579900 gene encoding uncharacterized mitochondrial protein AtMg00310-like: protein MNVFLLPGSLINEIEKMLYSFWWGHNSANYQGLHWLSWERLSVPKVFGGMGFKGLKAFNMAMVGKKVWKLVSSLESLITRLLKANYFPQSYYFGASIGHNPSYVWRSICSAKDVIRRGFQWSIGTGEYIPVWDHPWLSNATRILPLTRLHLEWPSITVSNLLVISQKQWNVELINAFIDNAIARNIFNTPLFPSITHDVPAWKFERDGAYLVKSVYKDIRAPPMVQPNISIIGEVHNATSFQSNSSILYSNDVTLKKLYWAHKFNSSILY from the coding sequence AtgaatgtttttcttcttccggGATCCCTCATTAATGAGATAGAGAAAATGTTATACTCTTTCTGGTGGGGTCATAATTCAGCGAATTATCAAGGATTACACTGGCTATCTTGGGAACGCCTTTCAGTTCCTAAGGTGTTTGGAGGTATGGGTTTTAAGGGCCTTAAGGCTTTCAATATGGCTATGGTTGGCAAGAAGGTTTGGAAGTTGGTTTCTTCTCTAGAGTCTCTAATCACTCGTTTACTCAAAGCTAACTATTTCCCTCAAAGTTACTATTTTGGAGCTAGCATAGGCCATAATCCTAGTTATGTTTGGCGTAGCATATGCAGTGCCAAAGACGTGATTCGCCGTGGTTTTCAGTGGAGTATAGGTACAGGAGAGTACATTCCAGTTTGGGATCACCCATGGCTTAGTAATGCTACACGAATTTTACCGTTGACTCGTCTTCATTTGGAGTGGCCATCTATCACTGTTTCTAACTTGTTGGTTATATCCCAAAAACAATGGAATGTGGAGCTAATTAATGCTTTTATTGACAATGCTATTGctagaaatatttttaatactccGTTATTCCCATCGATAACTCATGATGTGCCTGCTTGGAAGTTTGAGAGGGATGGTGCCTATTTAGTTAAAAGTGTTTACAAGGATATTAGAGCACCTCCAATGGTGCAACCCAACATTAGTATTATAGGTGAGGTCCACAATGCCACATCATTTCAAAGTAACTCATCTATTTTATACTCCAATGATGTAactcttaaaaaattatattgggcCCACAAATTTAACTCATCTATTTTATACTAA